One segment of Curtobacterium poinsettiae DNA contains the following:
- a CDS encoding pyridoxal phosphate-dependent decarboxylase family protein yields the protein MTPPIELLNTATAERYRSAVTSTVGRLADRFAAADRPTTDTAPEVLRARVQDVDLDAEPLGTDRALAELDELFVREAVWFHDPAYLAHLNCPVALPAVAAESVLAAVNPSVDTWDQSRIGTEIERHVVSWLAGRIGFAAGDGIFTSGGSQSNLQALLLAREALGVSGTVFTTAETHFSIAKSARLLGLEAVVAVATDHAGRMVPAALAEAIAAARAAGQTPMAVVATAGTTDRGVIDPLEPIADVCDLEGVWLHVDAAYGCGLLVSPTRRHLLDGAERARSVTADLHKAFFQPVSSSALLVQRPEDLRRTAWYADYLNPEDAAEPNQVDKSLQTTRRFDALKLWATLRATGADAIGEAFDAVIDLAAATHWIVEEHPDLVLVAPTQLSTVLFRWQPAGMTDEAADALVAPIRSALLAEGRVLIAKTVIDGRPCNKLTLLNPETTPEQMRASLEHVVATAARVRAVTAATEGANR from the coding sequence GTGACACCTCCCATCGAACTCCTGAACACCGCCACCGCCGAGCGCTACCGCTCCGCCGTGACGTCCACGGTGGGCCGTCTGGCCGACCGCTTCGCCGCCGCCGACCGTCCGACGACCGACACCGCTCCCGAGGTCCTCCGGGCCCGGGTGCAGGACGTCGACCTCGACGCCGAACCCCTCGGGACGGACCGCGCACTCGCCGAACTCGACGAGCTGTTCGTCCGCGAGGCCGTCTGGTTCCACGACCCGGCGTACCTCGCGCACCTGAACTGCCCGGTCGCGCTGCCCGCGGTCGCCGCCGAGTCGGTCCTGGCCGCCGTGAACCCGTCGGTCGACACCTGGGACCAGTCCCGGATCGGCACCGAGATCGAGCGGCACGTCGTCTCCTGGCTCGCCGGTCGGATCGGGTTCGCCGCGGGGGACGGCATCTTCACCTCGGGCGGCTCGCAATCGAACCTGCAGGCCCTGCTGCTGGCGCGCGAGGCCCTCGGCGTCAGTGGCACCGTGTTCACGACCGCGGAGACCCACTTCAGCATCGCGAAGTCGGCGCGGCTGCTCGGGCTCGAGGCCGTGGTCGCCGTCGCCACCGACCACGCCGGCCGGATGGTGCCCGCCGCCCTCGCCGAGGCGATCGCCGCCGCCCGCGCAGCCGGGCAGACGCCGATGGCCGTCGTCGCCACCGCCGGCACCACCGACCGCGGGGTGATCGACCCGCTCGAGCCGATCGCGGACGTCTGTGACCTCGAGGGGGTCTGGCTGCACGTCGACGCCGCGTACGGCTGCGGTCTGCTCGTCTCCCCGACCCGCCGGCACCTGCTCGACGGCGCCGAACGGGCCCGGAGCGTGACCGCCGACCTGCACAAGGCGTTCTTCCAGCCGGTGTCGTCGAGCGCCCTGCTCGTCCAGCGCCCGGAGGACCTGCGCCGCACCGCCTGGTACGCCGACTACCTGAACCCCGAGGACGCCGCCGAGCCCAACCAGGTCGACAAGTCGCTGCAGACGACCCGTCGGTTCGACGCGCTGAAGCTCTGGGCCACCCTGCGGGCGACCGGCGCCGACGCGATCGGCGAAGCGTTCGACGCCGTCATCGACCTCGCCGCGGCCACCCACTGGATCGTCGAGGAGCACCCGGACCTGGTGCTCGTCGCGCCGACGCAGCTCAGCACGGTGCTGTTCCGCTGGCAGCCCGCCGGCATGACGGACGAGGCCGCCGACGCGCTGGTCGCCCCCATCCGCTCGGCCCTGCTCGCCGAGGGCCGGGTGCTGATCGCCAAGACGGTCATCGACGGTCGGCCGTGCAACAAGCTCACGCTGCTCAACCCCGAGACCACCCCGGAGCAGATGCGCGCGTCGCTGGAGCACGTCGTCGCGACGGCCGCCCGGGTGCGCGCCGTCACCGCCGCGACCGAGGGAGCGAACCGATGA
- a CDS encoding LamG-like jellyroll fold domain-containing protein gives MQNSPDDRDGTDDHAGERSKRIPVSRRGFLVGSGLAGAAGLVASNGLGSAPAVADALTAAPAVAPGTLGGPAAAARAAVVRGHTGRWRPDTTSPRFTVAVMPDTQYMFDGAAVDPAPMRASLEYVVREQARHNTVFLVHLGDLTQNGAASEMRASGAVFDVLDRAGAPYSVLAGNHDVDPSTDDQRGRTPYLDVFGPQRFRKAPGWIGSSPDGYNTAHRFTAAGREWVVLALDWRTSASGLAWASSVLAARPHAPVILTTHALVDSDASGGAAFDPYGQRLWDSFITKHDQVFLTLNGHYWGPGRTTAKNAVGHDVALHLTNYQNRYYGGAAMIRLYHVDVERNVIDVETLSPFLLAGGLGDANELAAQETALSGDVDRFTMAVDFDARFAGFAPVAPRASRPAARMLVPGTLAYWRFDGNPDGAALAPTTLVRDQSGRGNDLVVARRTGAVAGALRWTAAHHPDQPGAGSLALQGGKSGGDHLQTIDTAPLNRTRFPHGYTVEAFFALPTTFDPSANGFSALLSQYSSAGQVGKATGPDGDPDEPAVTLSLSGDRELQWCVYPTSQDGSLTNWGHELPLGAWWHVAVVNDGTHTVLYVDGCPVVRNPSTPNRGLSTIGKPWLLGGYRYGGQLDQVFVGSIGDVRIVGRALQLSEFMNA, from the coding sequence GTGCAGAACAGCCCTGACGACCGCGACGGCACCGACGACCACGCCGGAGAGCGCAGCAAGCGCATCCCGGTCTCCCGCCGGGGCTTCCTGGTCGGATCTGGGCTCGCCGGTGCCGCCGGTCTCGTGGCGTCGAACGGCCTCGGCAGCGCCCCGGCCGTCGCCGATGCACTGACCGCGGCACCCGCTGTGGCCCCGGGGACGCTCGGCGGACCGGCCGCGGCCGCTCGGGCTGCGGTGGTGCGCGGACACACCGGACGGTGGCGCCCGGACACGACCTCGCCGCGCTTCACCGTCGCGGTGATGCCGGACACGCAGTACATGTTCGACGGCGCCGCGGTCGACCCGGCGCCGATGCGGGCTTCGCTCGAGTACGTCGTCCGCGAGCAGGCCCGGCACAACACCGTGTTCCTCGTCCACCTCGGCGACCTGACCCAGAACGGTGCGGCGTCCGAGATGCGCGCGTCCGGTGCGGTCTTCGACGTGCTCGACCGAGCCGGGGCGCCCTACAGCGTGCTCGCCGGCAACCACGACGTCGATCCCTCGACCGACGACCAGCGCGGCCGGACCCCGTACCTCGACGTGTTCGGTCCGCAGCGGTTCCGGAAGGCCCCCGGCTGGATCGGCTCGAGCCCGGACGGGTACAACACCGCTCACCGGTTCACCGCGGCCGGCCGCGAGTGGGTCGTCCTGGCGCTCGACTGGCGGACGAGTGCGAGCGGGCTCGCCTGGGCCAGCTCCGTGCTCGCGGCCCGACCGCACGCTCCGGTGATCCTCACGACGCACGCCCTCGTCGACTCGGACGCCAGCGGCGGGGCGGCGTTCGACCCCTACGGGCAGCGGCTCTGGGACTCCTTCATCACGAAGCACGACCAGGTCTTCCTGACGCTCAACGGGCACTACTGGGGGCCGGGACGCACGACGGCGAAGAACGCCGTGGGGCACGACGTCGCGCTGCACCTGACCAACTACCAGAACCGCTACTACGGCGGGGCGGCCATGATCCGGCTGTACCACGTCGATGTCGAGCGGAACGTCATCGACGTCGAGACGCTGTCGCCCTTCCTGCTCGCCGGCGGACTCGGCGACGCGAACGAGCTCGCAGCACAGGAGACCGCGCTCAGCGGCGACGTCGACCGCTTCACCATGGCCGTGGACTTCGACGCGCGCTTCGCGGGGTTCGCGCCGGTCGCACCACGGGCCTCCCGGCCGGCGGCACGCATGCTGGTGCCGGGGACGTTGGCGTACTGGCGGTTCGACGGCAACCCGGACGGGGCGGCGCTCGCGCCGACGACGCTGGTGCGCGACCAGAGCGGGCGGGGGAACGACCTGGTGGTCGCCCGCCGGACCGGTGCCGTCGCGGGGGCGCTGCGCTGGACGGCGGCACACCATCCAGACCAGCCGGGTGCCGGCAGCCTCGCGCTGCAGGGCGGCAAGTCCGGCGGCGACCACCTGCAGACCATCGACACGGCTCCGCTCAACCGGACCCGGTTCCCCCACGGCTACACGGTCGAGGCGTTCTTCGCCCTGCCGACCACGTTCGACCCGAGCGCGAACGGGTTCAGTGCCCTGCTGTCGCAGTACTCGAGCGCCGGCCAGGTGGGGAAGGCGACCGGGCCCGATGGTGACCCGGACGAGCCCGCCGTGACGCTGAGCCTGTCGGGGGACCGCGAGCTGCAGTGGTGCGTGTACCCGACGAGCCAGGACGGATCGCTGACGAACTGGGGGCACGAGTTGCCGCTCGGCGCCTGGTGGCACGTTGCCGTGGTGAACGACGGGACGCACACCGTGCTGTACGTCGACGGATGTCCGGTCGTGCGGAACCCGTCCACGCCGAACCGCGGTCTGAGCACGATCGGCAAGCCGTGGTTGCTCGGTGGGTACCGCTACGGCGGACAGCTCGACCAGGTGTTCGTCGGGTCGATCGGCGACGTGCGCATCGTCGGCCGGGCCCTGCAGCTGAGCGAGTTCATGAACGCCTGA
- a CDS encoding ATP-dependent helicase codes for MTIVLDPFESTPEPGAGARAYEDPFTAGLNPQQKEAVEYRGESLLIVAGAGSGKTSVLTRRIALLLANREAWPSQILAITFTNKAAAEMRERVRALVGGEAEGMWISTFHSACVRILRREAERFGFPQSFTIYDSADSKALLKRIIKELEADSLGLTVGAAASKISKLKNELQDIDTYARNINVNDPQEVMFTEVFRRYTNELRRANAFDFDDLIGQTVFLFRAFPDVAALYQRRFRYILVDEYQDTNHAQYALIRELTRPVPVEQVDKLEDSGQHVARMRETDGSIAPASLTVVGDSDQSIYAFRGADIRNIVEFERDFPNSKTILLEQNYRSTQNILDAANAVIANNFDRQAKSLFTDVGAGEKIVGFTGYTGHDEAQFVADEIQRLREDGMDYRDMAVFYRTNSQTRALEEIFIRAAIPYRVLGGTKFYERAEIKDAMAYLITVANPADPMALRRILNVPKRGIGSVTETTLQRYADEHETTMRDALRHAGELGFGPKVRNAITEFAALLDSVSEKAPTQPVVDTLTQLLDGSGLLDNLRKSPDAQDAARADNIDELVAVTREFQKNNPEGTLSDFLTEVSLVAAADELDDSSGTVSLMTLHTAKGLEYDAVFLTGVEEDLLPHRMSANEPGGPSEERRLFYVGITRAKKVLFLSLAMTRAQFGDVNVAMPSRFLQEIPEGLIEWKQSPGMANSRGGTQPRALNAKRDGGFGGGGGGYRGGGGWGGGSYDRAAAASKTRPKTEWANRVSGQVRDNGDMELVAGDRIKHVDFGEGTVSAVTGQGAKRIAEIAFDSAGRKKLLIKIAPIEKL; via the coding sequence ATGACGATCGTGCTCGACCCCTTCGAATCGACGCCCGAGCCGGGCGCCGGTGCCCGCGCGTACGAAGACCCGTTCACCGCGGGTCTGAACCCCCAGCAGAAGGAAGCCGTCGAGTACCGCGGCGAGTCCCTGCTGATCGTTGCCGGCGCCGGTTCCGGCAAGACGAGCGTGCTCACCCGCCGCATCGCGCTGCTGCTCGCCAACCGCGAAGCCTGGCCGTCGCAGATCCTGGCGATCACGTTCACGAACAAGGCCGCCGCCGAGATGCGCGAGCGCGTCCGGGCCCTGGTCGGTGGCGAGGCCGAGGGGATGTGGATCTCCACGTTCCACTCGGCGTGCGTGCGCATCCTGCGGCGCGAAGCCGAACGGTTCGGGTTCCCGCAGTCCTTCACGATCTACGACTCCGCCGACTCCAAGGCGCTGTTGAAGCGGATCATCAAGGAGCTCGAGGCCGACTCCCTCGGGCTGACCGTCGGCGCCGCGGCGTCGAAGATCTCGAAGCTCAAGAACGAGCTGCAGGACATCGACACCTACGCGCGCAACATCAACGTGAACGACCCGCAAGAGGTCATGTTCACCGAGGTGTTCCGGCGCTACACGAACGAACTCCGCCGGGCGAACGCGTTCGACTTCGACGACCTCATCGGCCAGACGGTGTTCCTGTTCCGCGCCTTCCCGGACGTCGCCGCCCTGTACCAGCGCCGCTTCCGGTACATCCTGGTCGACGAGTACCAGGACACGAACCACGCCCAGTACGCCCTGATCCGCGAGCTCACCCGCCCGGTACCGGTCGAACAGGTGGACAAGCTCGAGGACTCCGGGCAGCACGTCGCCCGGATGCGCGAGACCGACGGCTCGATCGCCCCCGCGTCCCTGACGGTGGTCGGCGACTCCGACCAGTCGATCTACGCGTTCCGCGGGGCGGACATCCGCAACATCGTCGAGTTCGAGCGGGACTTCCCGAACTCCAAGACGATCCTGCTCGAGCAGAACTACCGCTCGACGCAGAACATCCTCGACGCGGCGAACGCCGTCATCGCGAACAACTTCGACCGCCAGGCGAAGAGCCTGTTCACCGACGTCGGCGCCGGCGAGAAGATCGTCGGCTTCACCGGGTACACCGGCCACGACGAGGCGCAGTTCGTCGCCGACGAGATCCAGCGCCTGCGGGAAGACGGCATGGACTACCGCGACATGGCGGTGTTCTACCGGACCAACTCGCAGACCCGTGCGCTGGAGGAGATCTTCATCCGTGCGGCGATCCCGTACCGGGTGCTCGGCGGCACGAAGTTCTACGAGCGCGCCGAGATCAAGGACGCCATGGCGTACCTGATCACCGTCGCGAACCCGGCCGACCCGATGGCCCTGCGCCGCATCCTCAACGTGCCCAAGCGCGGCATCGGCTCGGTCACCGAGACCACGCTGCAGCGCTACGCCGACGAGCACGAGACCACGATGCGCGACGCCCTGCGACACGCGGGCGAGCTCGGGTTCGGACCGAAGGTGCGGAACGCCATCACCGAGTTCGCGGCGCTGCTGGACTCCGTGTCCGAGAAGGCCCCGACGCAGCCGGTGGTCGACACCCTGACACAGCTGCTCGACGGCTCCGGGCTGCTCGACAACCTGCGGAAGTCGCCCGACGCGCAGGACGCGGCCCGTGCCGACAACATCGACGAGCTCGTGGCCGTGACGCGTGAGTTCCAGAAGAACAACCCCGAGGGCACGCTGTCGGACTTCCTGACCGAGGTCTCGCTGGTCGCCGCGGCGGACGAGCTCGACGACTCCTCGGGCACGGTCTCGCTGATGACGCTGCACACCGCGAAGGGTCTGGAGTACGACGCGGTGTTCCTGACCGGCGTCGAGGAAGACCTGCTCCCGCACCGGATGTCCGCCAACGAACCCGGCGGGCCGTCGGAAGAGCGACGGCTGTTCTACGTGGGCATCACCCGCGCCAAGAAGGTCCTGTTCCTGTCCCTCGCGATGACCCGTGCCCAGTTCGGTGACGTCAACGTGGCGATGCCCTCGCGCTTCCTGCAGGAGATCCCCGAGGGGCTCATCGAGTGGAAGCAGTCCCCGGGCATGGCGAACAGCCGCGGTGGCACGCAGCCCCGTGCCCTGAACGCCAAGCGCGACGGCGGCTTCGGCGGCGGCGGTGGCGGCTACCGCGGCGGTGGTGGTTGGGGTGGCGGCTCGTACGACCGCGCAGCGGCGGCCTCGAAGACCCGCCCGAAGACCGAGTGGGCGAACCGGGTGTCCGGGCAGGTGCGCGACAACGGCGACATGGAACTCGTCGCGGGCGACCGCATCAAGCACGTCGACTTCGGTGAAGGCACGGTGTCCGCGGTGACGGGGCAGGGTGCCAAGCGCATCGCGGAGATCGCGTTCGACTCCGCGGGCCGCAAGAAGCTCCTCATCAAGATCGCCCCGATCGAGAAGCTGTAG
- a CDS encoding glycerophosphodiester phosphodiesterase family protein, with translation MTLVIAHRGASGYRPEHSRSAYDLAIELGADAIEPDLVPTKDGVLVLRHENEVSGTTDVADHPEFRHLRTTKTVDGQTLTGWFTEDFTWSELQTLRTRERLPVLRPGSAEHDGAQPILRLVDLLAILDAAPRPVGLVAEVKHAAYFDRAGFPMGALVDAALGEAGWRQDERLTVESFEKGVLRDLRERGTGGRLVYLQEARGSAADEVASHGSLAPTYAAERSEDALASFATEFHGISVDLGTLMAGVDSVALDDPTPVRSAIVDRAHAAGLAVYTWTLRPENRFLPSPLRRGGDVAAFGDWERWFTSVIRTGLDGVFADHPDLAVLARSAVGGPA, from the coding sequence ATGACCCTCGTGATCGCCCACCGCGGTGCGTCCGGCTACCGTCCCGAGCACTCGCGGAGCGCGTACGACCTCGCGATCGAGCTCGGCGCCGACGCGATCGAACCGGATCTGGTGCCCACGAAGGACGGCGTTCTGGTGCTCCGGCACGAGAACGAGGTCTCGGGCACCACGGACGTCGCCGACCACCCCGAGTTCCGGCACCTGCGCACGACGAAGACCGTCGACGGGCAGACCCTGACCGGCTGGTTCACCGAGGACTTCACGTGGTCCGAGCTGCAGACGCTCCGCACCCGCGAGCGCCTGCCGGTGCTGCGGCCGGGATCCGCCGAGCACGACGGTGCGCAGCCGATCCTGCGGCTCGTCGACCTGCTCGCGATCCTCGACGCGGCGCCCCGCCCGGTCGGGCTCGTCGCCGAGGTGAAGCACGCCGCGTACTTCGACCGCGCCGGGTTCCCGATGGGTGCACTCGTCGACGCCGCGCTCGGCGAGGCCGGGTGGCGGCAGGACGAGCGGCTCACGGTGGAGAGCTTCGAGAAGGGCGTGCTGCGGGACCTGCGCGAGCGGGGGACCGGTGGCCGGCTCGTGTACCTCCAGGAGGCCCGTGGCAGCGCCGCGGACGAGGTCGCGTCCCACGGGTCGCTCGCCCCCACCTACGCCGCCGAGCGCTCCGAGGACGCGCTCGCGTCGTTCGCGACCGAGTTCCACGGCATCAGCGTCGACCTCGGCACCCTGATGGCCGGCGTCGACAGCGTCGCGCTCGACGACCCGACGCCGGTGCGCAGCGCGATCGTCGACCGTGCCCACGCCGCCGGACTCGCGGTGTACACGTGGACCCTCCGGCCGGAGAACCGGTTCCTGCCGTCGCCGTTGCGTCGTGGTGGCGACGTCGCGGCCTTCGGCGACTGGGAGCGGTGGTTCACCTCCGTGATCCGCACCGGACTCGACGGGGTGTTCGCCGACCACCCCGACCTGGCGGTGCTCGCCCGGTCTGCTGTCGGGGGTCCCGCCTAG
- a CDS encoding lysine N(6)-hydroxylase/L-ornithine N(5)-oxygenase family protein, which yields MNRDEQPVHDVVGIGIGPFNLGLACLTDPIADLDAVFLDAADGFAWHHGMMLDDATIQVPFLADLVTMADPTSPFSFLAWLKETGRLYPFYIREDFHPLRSEYDAYCRWAADRLDTLRWGRRVTAVEHDPVTDTFTVHAETDQGLETYRARHVVVGIGTEPSVPAPLRGIGGPAIHSAAFLPNRDALRDAGSIAVVGSGQSAAEVYRELLEDIRQDGYRLDWITRSPRFFPMEDTKLTLEMTSPEYTDHFHGLPEAVRDRLGREQRGLYKGISADLVDDLYDQLYRISARGPVPTTLRTETSVVDAAWLADRGTYRLTLRHGQLDQTYEHEVEQLVLATGYTPRVPRFLDPVEHLVARDSRGRLAVARDHHVDTLGGRIWVQNAEEHTHGLTAPDLGMGAWRNASIIRSVTGRPVYGLEARIAFQEFGLPASGQSTAAPSTAQPGAAERAPARLATERAEVSA from the coding sequence ATGAACCGCGATGAGCAGCCGGTGCACGACGTCGTCGGCATCGGCATCGGCCCGTTCAACCTCGGCCTCGCCTGCCTGACCGACCCGATCGCCGACCTCGACGCGGTGTTCCTCGACGCGGCTGACGGCTTCGCCTGGCACCACGGCATGATGCTCGACGACGCCACGATCCAGGTGCCGTTCCTCGCCGACCTGGTGACGATGGCCGACCCGACCTCGCCGTTCTCGTTCCTCGCCTGGCTCAAGGAGACCGGGCGCCTGTACCCGTTCTACATCCGCGAGGACTTCCACCCCCTGCGCAGCGAGTACGACGCCTACTGCCGATGGGCCGCCGACCGGCTCGACACCCTGCGGTGGGGCCGCCGGGTGACCGCCGTCGAGCACGACCCGGTCACCGACACGTTCACGGTGCACGCCGAGACCGATCAGGGCCTCGAGACGTACCGCGCACGCCACGTCGTCGTGGGCATCGGCACCGAGCCGTCCGTCCCCGCCCCGCTGCGCGGGATCGGCGGGCCGGCGATCCACTCCGCTGCGTTCCTGCCGAACCGCGACGCCCTGCGCGACGCCGGGTCGATCGCCGTCGTCGGCAGCGGGCAGTCCGCCGCGGAGGTCTACCGGGAACTGCTCGAGGACATCCGGCAGGACGGATACCGCCTCGACTGGATCACGCGCTCGCCCCGGTTCTTCCCGATGGAGGACACCAAGCTCACCCTCGAGATGACGAGCCCCGAGTACACGGACCACTTCCACGGGCTGCCCGAGGCCGTCCGCGATCGCCTGGGGCGGGAACAGCGCGGCCTGTACAAGGGCATCAGCGCCGACCTGGTCGACGACCTGTACGACCAGCTCTACCGGATCAGTGCGCGCGGCCCGGTCCCGACGACGCTCCGGACCGAGACGAGCGTCGTCGACGCCGCCTGGCTCGCCGACCGCGGCACGTACCGGTTGACGCTGCGCCACGGGCAGCTCGACCAGACGTACGAGCACGAGGTCGAGCAGCTGGTGCTCGCCACCGGGTACACCCCACGGGTCCCGCGGTTCCTCGACCCGGTCGAGCACCTCGTCGCCCGCGACTCCCGGGGCCGCCTGGCGGTCGCCCGCGACCACCACGTCGACACCCTGGGCGGACGCATCTGGGTGCAGAACGCCGAGGAGCACACGCACGGCCTGACCGCGCCCGACCTCGGCATGGGGGCGTGGCGGAACGCGTCGATCATCCGGTCCGTCACGGGTCGCCCCGTGTACGGCCTGGAGGCCCGGATCGCCTTCCAGGAGTTCGGCCTGCCCGCCTCGGGGCAGTCGACAGCAGCGCCGTCCACCGCCCAGCCCGGCGCCGCGGAGCGGGCGCCAGCCCGGCTCGCGACCGAGCGTGCGGAGGTGTCCGCATGA
- a CDS encoding GNAT family N-acetyltransferase: MSTTVTTTAPDATVPGGAEPGLLTVEPVDPERDAAVVQSWLAHPASSWWEMGDLDVDGVRDYLAGVQADPAQAAWLGRRDGDPCFLAETYDPAAVLLTDVWAAEPGDVGMHLLVAPAPADRRVHGLTSAVMRAVVEHCRDALGARRVVVEPDVRNTAVQAKNAEVGFRALRQVDVAGKRALLSVLDTDRIGVPDDDGPAAHLRPEHLEPAERHLVAKAIAEFTHERLIAPVPDEDGWRLDAGESTYRFRARQHLLEHWSMDEASLTRNRAGVPTPLSAQELVLELRGVLGIPDELLGTYLEEIASTLASAAAKHRRGGPSAAQLARGRSGESVDAAVASFQDVESAMTEGHPAFVAANGRIGFGLDEYRAFAPESGGRFRYRWLAARREHTHLALAADRTEQAHWESELSADVVAGFRGTLERRGLDPDDYVWLPVHPWQWQHRIAVTFAPDLGRHDLVDLGEGPDEYQPQQSIRTAFNRTDPSRSYVKTALAVQNMGFLRGMSPAYMRNTPAVNDWVASIVAADPTLAAAGFSVLREHAAIGYTGDAYHRVDVSSPQRKMLAALWRESPLPRVADGERLLTMAALLHRDASGNAVVSALIEASGLSADVWVRRWLHAYLLPVVHCLTVHDLVFMPHGENLVLVVRDGVVVRAVMKDIGEEAAVLSRHADHPVPADIDRIVHPVSDDEAALAVFTDVFDGVLRFVAAILDDDGGLPESRFWEVVGECIDAHAAAHPERRRPLDLRVPTFEHSCLNRLQLRNTLSMVDLADQSASLIRAGEMVNPIGR, from the coding sequence ATGAGCACGACCGTGACCACCACCGCACCGGACGCGACCGTGCCTGGAGGAGCCGAGCCGGGCCTCCTGACCGTCGAACCCGTGGACCCGGAACGCGACGCCGCCGTCGTGCAGTCCTGGCTCGCCCACCCGGCGTCGTCCTGGTGGGAGATGGGTGACCTGGACGTGGACGGCGTCCGGGACTACCTGGCCGGCGTGCAGGCGGATCCGGCGCAGGCCGCGTGGCTCGGTCGTCGCGACGGCGACCCGTGCTTCCTGGCCGAGACCTACGACCCCGCCGCCGTCCTGCTCACCGACGTGTGGGCGGCCGAACCCGGCGACGTCGGCATGCACCTGCTCGTCGCTCCGGCACCCGCGGACCGTCGTGTGCACGGCCTCACGAGCGCGGTGATGCGCGCCGTCGTCGAGCACTGCCGGGACGCCCTCGGCGCGCGCCGGGTCGTCGTCGAACCGGACGTGCGGAACACCGCCGTGCAGGCGAAGAACGCCGAGGTCGGGTTCCGCGCCCTGCGACAGGTGGACGTCGCCGGCAAGCGGGCCCTGCTGTCGGTGCTCGACACCGACCGGATCGGCGTGCCGGACGACGACGGGCCGGCCGCACACCTGCGGCCCGAGCACCTGGAACCCGCCGAACGGCACCTCGTCGCGAAGGCGATCGCGGAGTTCACCCACGAACGGCTGATCGCACCCGTGCCGGACGAGGACGGGTGGCGGCTCGACGCGGGGGAGTCGACGTACCGGTTCCGGGCGCGGCAGCACCTGCTCGAGCACTGGTCGATGGACGAGGCCTCGTTGACGCGGAACCGTGCGGGGGTGCCGACGCCGCTCAGTGCGCAGGAGCTCGTGCTCGAACTGCGCGGGGTGCTCGGGATCCCCGACGAGTTGCTCGGCACGTACCTGGAGGAGATCGCGTCGACCCTGGCGAGCGCGGCGGCGAAGCACCGGCGGGGAGGCCCGTCCGCTGCACAGCTCGCGCGCGGGCGGTCCGGGGAATCCGTCGACGCCGCTGTCGCATCCTTCCAGGACGTCGAGTCCGCGATGACCGAGGGGCATCCGGCCTTCGTCGCCGCCAACGGTCGGATCGGGTTCGGGCTCGACGAGTACCGGGCGTTCGCGCCGGAGTCCGGCGGGCGGTTCCGGTACCGGTGGCTCGCCGCCCGACGCGAGCACACGCACCTGGCGCTCGCCGCGGACCGCACCGAGCAGGCGCACTGGGAGTCGGAGCTGTCGGCGGACGTCGTGGCCGGCTTCCGGGGCACGCTGGAGCGTCGCGGGCTCGACCCCGACGACTACGTGTGGCTGCCCGTGCACCCGTGGCAGTGGCAGCACCGGATCGCCGTGACCTTCGCGCCCGACCTGGGCCGACACGACCTGGTCGACCTGGGCGAGGGGCCGGACGAGTACCAGCCGCAGCAGTCGATCCGCACCGCGTTCAACCGCACCGACCCATCACGCTCGTACGTCAAGACGGCGCTCGCCGTGCAGAACATGGGGTTCCTGCGGGGGATGTCGCCCGCGTACATGCGGAACACCCCGGCTGTGAACGATTGGGTCGCGTCGATCGTCGCCGCCGACCCCACGCTCGCCGCCGCCGGGTTCTCGGTGCTCCGGGAGCACGCCGCCATCGGGTACACCGGCGACGCGTACCATCGGGTCGACGTGTCCTCGCCACAGCGCAAGATGCTCGCGGCGCTGTGGCGGGAGAGCCCTCTGCCGCGGGTGGCGGACGGCGAGCGACTGCTGACGATGGCGGCGCTGCTGCACCGGGACGCCTCGGGGAACGCCGTGGTCTCGGCGCTGATCGAGGCCTCTGGTCTGTCCGCCGACGTCTGGGTCCGGCGCTGGCTCCACGCGTACCTGCTGCCCGTCGTGCACTGCCTGACCGTGCACGACCTGGTGTTCATGCCGCACGGCGAGAACCTGGTGCTCGTCGTGCGCGACGGCGTCGTGGTCCGTGCCGTGATGAAGGACATCGGGGAAGAGGCGGCGGTCCTCAGTCGCCACGCCGACCACCCCGTCCCGGCCGACATCGACCGGATCGTGCACCCGGTGTCCGACGACGAAGCAGCGCTCGCCGTGTTCACCGACGTGTTCGACGGGGTGCTGCGGTTCGTCGCCGCGATCCTCGACGACGACGGGGGGCTGCCGGAGTCCCGCTTCTGGGAGGTCGTGGGGGAGTGCATCGACGCGCACGCCGCTGCACACCCGGAGCGCCGTCGACCGTTGGACCTGCGGGTACCGACGTTCGAGCACTCGTGCCTGAACCGGTTGCAGTTGCGGAACACCCTGTCGATGGTGGACCTGGCGGACCAGTCGGCGTCGCTCATCCGGGCGGGGGAGATGGTGAACCCGATCGGGCGGTAG